Within the Candidatus Zixiibacteriota bacterium genome, the region GACACCACGTTCTTGCCGTTGAAGTCAAAACCGGCGTTGTTTACATCGAGCGCGTAGTCCCGCAGCGTCACCACGCCCTCCGGCCGGGGCGTGTCAAAAACCGGCTCGGCCGACAAATCCGAAACCCGGCCCGCGTGGTCCACGGTCGCCAGCGCATACCAGTACGTTTTCCCGTTGTCCACCGAGTTGTCCCGCGTCGAGTCCCAGACCAGGTTCAGTTCCGGGTTATCCACGGCCGGCACGCGAAACTGCAGCGTGTACTCTTCGGGCGGTTCGTCCATCGGCGCCTCAGCCCGGTAGACGAGGAACTCCTTGATATCCCGATCGTAGGGATACATCCACCAGAGATCAACCCATCCGTCGCCGGTAATGGAGAACACTCCCTGCGGGGGCTGCGGAATCGGATCGTACACCGGATCGTCATCCTCGCAGCCGGCCAGGGCCATCAGTACCAGAATCAGACCGCCGAATGTCAACGCCTTCTTCATATCCCAAACTCCTGCCATACTGGTTTTCGTTACCTTCACACGACTATTCATCAAAAGCCGTGCCAATCGGTGCATCTCATTGCTAATCAATTTCTTATACACATAACAGGGAATCCGGAGCGGTCCGCGATGCACAAAAATTGTGCGGTCGCGCGCCGGGAAGCACAGAAATTGTCGGGGAGTCGCTGCAGCCGGGAAGCGGTAGATTTGACGGTTGGCGCCTAGCCCTGCGTGAGCCCGTATTCCTTTATTTTCGCCCGCAGCGTATTCCGGTGGATTCCCAGGAGTTCCGCGCACAGGGTGATATTCCACGCGCGCGTCTCCAGGCACCGCTGGATGTGGCGCCGCTCCACCTCCGACAGCGGCAGCACTTCTTCCGAGGCCTCGGCCGCGGGCGCCTTTTCCAGCCCCGAGAGGTCCTCCGGCGAGATGCGGTCGCGGTCGCAGACAACCACGGCCCGCTCCAGCACGTTCTGCAGCTCGCGGACATTCCCGGGCCACGCGTACGAGGTGAGCAGGCGCGCCGCCTCCGGCTCGATCCCCTTCACGTCCCGCCCGATCTTCTGCGCAAACCGCCGCACGAAGGTGTCGGCGAGTAGAAGGATATCTCCCGGCCGCTCGCGGAGCGGCGGCACGTGAATGGTGATCACGTTGAGCCGATAGTACAAATCCTCGCGAAACGTCCCGGCGGCCACCGTGGCGGCGAGGTCGCGGTTGGTGGCCGCCACGATGCGGATATCCAGCGGAATTTCTTTCACCGACCCGAGCCGCTGGATCACCTTGGCCTCCAGCACCCGGAGCAGTTTCACCTGCATCGACAGCGGCATCTCCCCGATTTCGTCGAGGAAGAGGGTTCCGCCGTCGGCCAGCTCGAACCGTCCCTGCTTTGCCCGGTCGGCGCCGGTGAACGCTCCCTTCTCGTACCCGAAGAGCTCCGATTCCAGCAGCGTCTCCGGGAAGGCGGCGCAGTTGATCGCCACGAGCCGCTGCTCGGCCCGCCCCGAGAGGGCGTGGATCGCCTGGGCCACCAGCTCCTTGCCGGTTCCCGAAGCCCCCGTGATGAGCACGGTGGCGTCTTTCGGCGCCACCAGCGAGATCATGCGCCGGACCTGCTGCATGGCCGGCGATTCCCCGATAATCTCGGTCCGGGGAAACACCTCCGCCAGCCGCTGCGCCATGGCCTGGCGGTCGACCACCAGGCGGTTCTGCGCCTCCGCCTTCTGCAGCTTGATCAGCAGTTCATCGAGATCCTCGACCGGTTTGGTGAGGTAGTCGAAGGCCCCGGCCTTCATCGCCGCCACCGCCGTCTCTACCGACCCGAACGCCGTCAGCATGATCACCTGGAGAAACGGGTTGATCTCGCGCAACCTGCCCAGCAGCGTGATCCCGTCCATGCCCGGCATCTTCATGTCCACCAGGGCCACCGGCGCGAACACCTCGTGGTACGCATCGAGCGCCTGCGCGCCGTTCTCGCAGGGATAGACGGCGAACCCGTGCTTGGCCAGATATCCACAGAGCAGGTCGCGCTGCACCGCCTCGTCGTCGACAATGAGGAGTTTTGTGTCCGCCATGTTTGCCCCGGGCCTCCCGCGGCCGGAATAAAAAAGCCCGCCGGTGACCGACGGGCTTGTCGTGCTTAAGTTCGCATCAGTCCCCGGAACCGATGATCATCTTCACGCCGGCGTTGAGGGTGAAAACGCCCGCGTTCTCACCGAACACGTAGTCGTCCGCCCCCAGGTAGGTCCCCACGGCGTCGTCGGTCATCGCGTAGTGGTACCCGGCTTCCAGGAACAGGCCGCTATAGTCGGCCGTGTAGTAGAAGAGGCCGAGCGAGGCGCCGATCGCCACCGCGGGATGATACGATAGTTCGCGGAAGATCCGCTGCTGGCCCGGGATGGCGCTCCGGTTCAGAACGGCGGTGCTGAATTTCGCGTTCTCCATTCCCACCCAGCATTTCACGAAGGGCACAAAATAGGACTCGCCCTCAAACGCATACTTGGCGTACAGGTTCGGATTGAACAGCCGGTGCGCCTGCGACCCGTCGAGGTCCGAGTCAATCCCGAACTCCGTGTACCGGAAGTTGACGCCGGCCGTCAACCGCGGCGTCACGTAGTACCCGAGATCAATGGCGATGTCCCAGCCGGTTTTGGCTCCGCGGTCGTACAGCTTGTCGGCATCCGCCTGCTGAAGCGGCAGCCCCATCCCGGTGGCGAAATCCGCGATACCGCCGACCGGAACGGCCAAGCCGCCGTACAGACTGATCTCCAGAATGTCCCGGGAGACGACCTCCTCCTGCGCGCACACCGTCGCGCTGCCCAGCAGCAGGGCCGCGGCCAACACCGATAGAAATGTCTTTGTCATTCGCAATCCCCGAATATGTGTAAACGAACTCCTAGTCAAACAAAGACGGTTCGCGCGCCGGTCGCTGTTCAAGACAAAGACCGGCCGCCGTAATTTCGGGCAATAAACATTCGGGGCTATCCTTTGTCAACAGATTATGTGGCGCCCCCGCATTCTGCGGCGCGGGCCGCGCCCCCGTTCCCGCGACCGCGCGTCGGGAGAAAAAAGCGCTTGAATTCGGGGGATATTCTCCTATAATTCAGGTTCTGGTTTATTTGACGACATGCTCGAAGGAGAGCTATGAAGGTTCTGGTGATTGGTTCCGGCGGGCGGGAACATGCTCTTGTCTGGAAGCTGAGCAAGTCCAAGAAAATCGACAAGATCTTCTGCGCGCCCGGCAACGCCGGGATTGCCCAGTTGGCCAAGTGTATCAGCCTCAAACCCACCGATACCCGCGGCCTCGCCGACTTCGCCCTCCGCAACAAAATCGCCCTCACCGTGGTCGGACCGGAAGATCCCCTCGCCGGCGGGCTGGTCGACGAATTCCAGAAGCGCCGCCTCAAAGTCTTCGGCCCCGACCGCAAAGGCGCCCGCATCGAAGCCAGCAAGGTGTTTGCCAAGCAGTTCATGCG harbors:
- a CDS encoding HmuY family protein produces the protein MKKALTFGGLILVLMALAGCEDDDPVYDPIPQPPQGVFSITGDGWVDLWWMYPYDRDIKEFLVYRAEAPMDEPPEEYTLQFRVPAVDNPELNLVWDSTRDNSVDNGKTYWYALATVDHAGRVSDLSAEPVFDTPRPEGVVTLRDYALDVNNAGFDFNGKNVVSAGSPSADVWIDSFDGILYLNAGDTLGTRYTDIQDMGFTGSWDVIGWAPTDGWSNLGWAEIIIGHTYIIWTDDEHFAKLRVISVDGVTGTVMFQWAWQPQVNNPELIAPHGGATEMTAGRPAM
- a CDS encoding sigma-54-dependent Fis family transcriptional regulator, with translation MADTKLLIVDDEAVQRDLLCGYLAKHGFAVYPCENGAQALDAYHEVFAPVALVDMKMPGMDGITLLGRLREINPFLQVIMLTAFGSVETAVAAMKAGAFDYLTKPVEDLDELLIKLQKAEAQNRLVVDRQAMAQRLAEVFPRTEIIGESPAMQQVRRMISLVAPKDATVLITGASGTGKELVAQAIHALSGRAEQRLVAINCAAFPETLLESELFGYEKGAFTGADRAKQGRFELADGGTLFLDEIGEMPLSMQVKLLRVLEAKVIQRLGSVKEIPLDIRIVAATNRDLAATVAAGTFREDLYYRLNVITIHVPPLRERPGDILLLADTFVRRFAQKIGRDVKGIEPEAARLLTSYAWPGNVRELQNVLERAVVVCDRDRISPEDLSGLEKAPAAEASEEVLPLSEVERRHIQRCLETRAWNITLCAELLGIHRNTLRAKIKEYGLTQG